From Camelina sativa cultivar DH55 chromosome 20, Cs, whole genome shotgun sequence, the proteins below share one genomic window:
- the LOC104770352 gene encoding importin-5: MATEANQLQQAQLAMVLGSDSAPFETLISHLMSSSNEQRSSAEALFNLAKQSNPDTLALKLAHLLQLSPHPEGRAMAAVLLRKLLTRDDAYLWPRLSLATQSSLKSSMLSCIQREEAKSISKKICDTVSELASGILPENGWPELLPFVFQCVQSDSPKLQESAFLIFAQLSQYVGETLTPHIKPLHTVFLQCLSSDSASSDVKIAALNAVISFVQCLSNSMERDRFQDVLPAMIRTLTESLNNGNEATAQEALELLIELAGTEPRFLRRQLLDIVTSMLQIAEADSLEESTRHLAIEFLVTLAEARERAPGMVRKLPQFIDRLFAVLMKMLEDIEDDPAWYSAETEDEDAGETSNYSMGQECLDRLAISLGGNTIVPVAYQQFSAYLTASEWQKHHASLIALAQIAEGCSKVMIKNLEQVVAMVLSQFQSPHPRVRWAAINAIGQLSTDLGPDLQNQHHERVLPALAAAMDDFQNPRVQAHAASAVLNFSENCTPEILAPYLDGVVSKLLVLLQNGKQMVQEGALTALASVADSSQDHFQKYYDAVMPYLKTILMNATDKSKRMLRAKSMECISLVGMAVGKDRFRDDARQVMEVLMSLQGSEMEADDPITSYMLQAWARLCKCLGQDFLPYMTVVMPPLLQSAQLKPDVTITSADSEDEAEDSDDESMETIILGDKRIGIKTSVLEEKATACNMLCCYADELKEGFFPWIDQVAPTLVPLLKFYFHEEVRRAAVSAMPELMRSAKLAIEKGKSDGRDLSYLKQLSDYIIPAMLEALHKEPDTEICVSMLEAINECLQISGNLLDEGKIRSIVDEIKQVMTASSSRKRERGERATAEDFDAEEGELIKEENEQEEEIFDQVGEILGTLVKTFKASFLPFFDELSSYLTPMWGRDKTAEERRIAICIFDDVAEQCRDAAYKYYDTYLPFVLEACNDESPEVRQAAVYGLGVCAEFGGSVFKPLVGEALSRLNVVIQQPNARQSDNAMAYDNAVSAVGKICQFHRDSIDSSQVLPAWLNCLPLSNDVIEAKLVHEQLCSMVERQDVDILGPNNQYLPKILLIFAEVLTGTNVVTEETAGRMINILRQLQQTLPPSALASTWSTLKPEQQLALQSMLSS; encoded by the exons ATGGCTACCGAGGCGAACCAGCTTCAACAGGCGCAACTCGCGATGGTCCTCGGTTCCGATTCGGCGCCGTTCGAGACGCTAATCTCTCACCTCATGTCTTCTTCCAACGAGCAACGTTCCTCCGCTGAGGCTCTATTCAATCTCGCTAAGCAAAGCAATCCCGATACCCTCGCCTTGAAGCTagctcatcttcttcagctttcTCCTCATCCCGAAGGTCGTGCCATGGCCGCCGTGCTTCTCCGGAAGCTGTTAACGCGTGACGACGCTTATCTATGGCCTCGTCTCTCCCTCGCCACTCAATCCTCCCTCAAATCTTCGATGTTGTCTTGTATTCAGCGCGAGGAAGCCAAATCGATCTCTAAGAAGATTTGCGATACAGTCTCTGAACTCGCATCGGGGATTTTACCGGAGAATGGATGGCCGGAGTTGCTTCCGTTTGTTTTCCAGTGTGTTCAATCTGATTCCCCTAAATTGCAGGAATCGGCGTTTTTAATCTTTGCGCAATTGTCTCAGTACGTTGGGGAGACTCTGACTCCTCACATCAAGCCTCTCCACACCGTGTTCCTCCAGTGTTTGAGTAGTGACTCTGCAAGCTCCGATGTCAAAATCGCAGCTCTCAACGCCGTCATTAGTTTCGTTCAGTGTCTCTCCAACTCAATGGAGAGAGATAGATTCCAAGATGTTCTGCCTGCCATGATCAGGACGTTGACCGAATCTCTCAACAACGGGAACGAAGCAACTGCACAGGAGGCACTTGAACTTTTGATTGAATTGGCTGGTACTGAGCCACGGTTCCTTAGAAGGCAGCTTCTCGACATTGTTACTTCGATGCTTCAGATCGCAGAGGCTGATTCCTTGGAGGAAAGTACGCGTCATCTTGCGATTGAGTTTTTGGTTACTTTGGCTGAGGCGCGTGAGCGTGCCCCAGGGATGGTTAGGAAACTCCCTCAGTTCATCGACAGGTTGTTCGCTGTCCTTATGAAGATGCTCGAGGATATTGAGGACGATCCTGCTTGGTACAGCGCTGAGACTGAGGATGAAGATGCCGGCGAGACTAGCAACTACAGCATGGGTCAAGAGTGTTTGGATCGGTTAGCAATTTCTTTGGGAGGAAACACCATTGTTCCGGTTGCATATCAGCAGTTTTCTGCTTATTTGACTGCTTCTGAATGGCAGAAACACCATGCTTCTTTGATTGCACTTGCTCAGATTGCTGAAGGTTGCTCAAAG GTAATGATAAAAAATCTAGAGCAAGTGGTGGCCATGGTTTTGAGCCAGTTTCAAAGTCCTCATCCTCGAGTAAGGTGGGCTGCTATAAATGCGATTGGACAACTGTCTACGGATTTGGGTCCAGATCTGCAAAACCAACATCATGAGAGAGTGCTCCCCGCACTTGCTGCTGCTATGGATGACTTCCAGAATCCACGAGTGCAG GCTCATGCTGCTTCAGCAGTACTCAACTTCAGTGAAAATTGTACACCTGAAATATTGGCACCTTACTTAGACGGAGTAGTGAGCAAGTTGCTTGTGCTACTACAA AATGGTAAACAAATGGTCCAAGAAGGAGCCTTAACTGCTCTTGCTTCAGTTGCTGATTCATCACAG GACCACTTTCAAAAGTATTATGATGCTGTCATGCCTTATCTCAAAACTATTTTGATGAATGCAACTGACAAATCTAAGAGGATGCTTCGTGCCAAATCCATGGAGTGCATTAGTCTTGTTGGAATGGCAGTTGGAAAGGACAGATTTAGGGATGATGCTAGGCAG GTCATGGAAGTGCTAATGTCCTTGCAAGGGTCTGAGATGGAGGCAGACGATCCAATAACAAGTTACATGTTACAG GCATGGGCTAGGCTTTGCAAGTGTCTGGGTCAAGACTTCCTCCCGTACATGACTGTTGTGATGCCTCCTTTGCTTCAGTCAGCTCAACTTAAGCCAGATGTAACAATTACATCTGCTGATTCagaagatgaagcagaggaTTCTGATGATGAAAG CATGGAGACCATTATCCTGGGAGACAAAAGAATAGGGATCAAAACAAGTGTTCTAGAGGAAAAGGCAACGGCTTGCAACATGCTTTGTTGCTATGCCGATGAGTTGAAAGAAGGATTTTTTCCTTGGATTGATCAG GTTGCACCTACACTGGTCCCTTTACTGAAATTCTATTTTCACGAAGAAGTTAGAAGAGCAGCTGTGTCAG cCATGCCGGAACTAATGCGCTCAGCCAAGTTGGCTATAGAGAAAGGAAAATCTGATGGGCGCGATTTATCCTATTTGAAGCAGCTTTCTGACTACATTATTCCAGCCATGCTGGAAGCTTTGCATAAA GAACCTGATACAGAGATCTGTGTGAGTATGTTGGAAGCTATCAATGAATGCTTGCAG ATCTCCGGAAATCTTTTGGATGAAGGGAAAATTAGATCCATAGTTGATGAGATAAAGCAAGTTATGACAGCAAGCTCTAGTAGGAAGCGAGAGAGGGGAGAGAGGGCCACTGCGGAAGACTTTGACGCTGAAGAGGGAGAGCTTATTAAAGAGGAAAATGAGCAAGAGGAAGAAATTTTTGATCAA GTCGGTGAAATATTGGGAACACTGGTTAAGACATTCAAAGCCTCATTCCTGCCATTCTTCGATGAATTATCCTCTTACTTAACTCCTATGTGG GGAAGGGATAAAACAGCTGAAGAGAGAAGGATTGCTATATGCATTTTTGATGATGTAGCTGAACAATGCCGTGATGCTGCCTATAA ATATTATGATACCTATCTTCCATTTGTACTGGAAGCTTGCAATGACGAGAGCCCAGAAGTTCGACAGGCTGCCGTGTATGGGCTTGGTGTTTGTGCTGAGTTTGGTGGATCTGTATTCAAGCCTCTTGTTGGAG AGGCTCTGTCAAGATTAAATGTTGTGATACAGCAGCCAAATGCTCGGCAATCTGACAATGCAATGGCATATGATAATGCTGTGTCCGCAGTGGGAAAGATCTGCCAATTTCACCGTGACAGTATCGATTCCTCTCAG gtACTTCCTGCATGGTTGAACTGTTTACCTCTAAGTAATGATGTCATTGAAGCCAAATTGGTTCATGAACAGCTCTGCTCAATGGTTGAGAG GCAAGATGTGGACATTTTAGGCCCCAATAACCAGTATCTTCCGAAAATCTTATTAATATTTGCCGAG GTGCTTACAGGGACAAATGTGGTGACAGAAGAGACAGCAGGTCGTATGATCAATATATTAAGGCAACTTCAACAGACACTGCCACCATCGGCATTGGCATCAACATGGTCAACACTGAAACCCGAGCAGCAGCTAGCTCTCCAATCCATGCTTTCCTCCTGA